The sequence GGTCGCCGAAGACATCCATTACTGGATGCCGATTTACGAACAGCGCTTCGTGAGAGACCGGCGCCCGGACCCAACGCCAGACGATGCGGCAATTTACAACGACGACTTCGAAGAGCTCAAGCAGCGTGTCGAACGGCTTTATTCAGGTCAGGTCTGGATGGAGGATCCGCCATCCAAAATCCGGTACTTCGTGTCGAATGTCGAAGCCTTTGAAGCCGAAAACGGCGAATTGGACGTCCTGTCGAACATCCTTGTCTACCGCAACCGCCGCCAGACTGAAGTCACGGTGCATACATTGGGGCGTGAAGACAAGTTGCGCCAGGACGGCAATGGTTTCAAGGTCTTCCGGCGAAAACTTATCCTCGATGCGAGAGTCACGCAAGACAAGAATCTGTATTTCTTTTGTTAGAAATGCGCGATTTGGCGCCAGATCGGGAGAATTTGCATGGAAGCCTATGCCGCGATCATCGAACGTCAGGGCGGGGAATTCGTCCTCGACACCGTATCGCTCGAAGATCCTCGCGACGGCGAGGTACTAGTCAAGATTGCTGCGGCCGGCATGTGTCACACCGACCTGACCGTGCGCGACCAGCATTTTCCGACGCCACTGCCGGCTGTGCTCGGCCACGAGGGCGCGGGCGTCGTCGAAAGGGTCGGCCT is a genomic window of Novosphingobium pentaromativorans US6-1 containing:
- a CDS encoding aromatic-ring-hydroxylating dioxygenase subunit beta, which encodes MSTEQVPVTPDVHYAVEAHYRAEVRLLQTGQYREWLHGMVAEDIHYWMPIYEQRFVRDRRPDPTPDDAAIYNDDFEELKQRVERLYSGQVWMEDPPSKIRYFVSNVEAFEAENGELDVLSNILVYRNRRQTEVTVHTLGREDKLRQDGNGFKVFRRKLILDARVTQDKNLYFFC